One Falco naumanni isolate bFalNau1 chromosome 12, bFalNau1.pat, whole genome shotgun sequence genomic region harbors:
- the BROX gene encoding BRO1 domain-containing protein BROX → MTHWFHRNPLKATAPVSFNFYGVATTPAAAKICNDLRLYRTRLLELFTDSSCNPEMMKNATDLYFSLLQGFILSLDDSSQECKLRYIQNFKWTDTLQGQVPSAQQDAVFELVSMGFNVALWYTKYASRLAGKEDITEDEAKDVHRSLKVAAGIFKHLKESHIPKLITPVEKGRDLEARLIDSYIIQCQAEAQEVTIARAIELKHNPGLIAALAYETANFYQKADQTLSSLDPTYAGKWRKYLNLKTCFYMAYAYCYHGQTLLASDKCGEAIRSLQESEKFFAKAEALCKEYGETKGPGTTAKPSGHLFFRKLGSLIKNTLEKCQRENGFIYFQKVPTEAPQLELKANYGLVEPVPFEFPSLNAHWTPETLAAFDLTKRPKDDTAKPKPDEEVKPLKEPDIKPQKDSGCQIS, encoded by the exons atgaccCACTGGTTTCATCGTAACCCTTTGAAGGCTACAGCTCCCGTTTCGTTTAATTTTTATGGGGTAGCTAccactccagctgcagcaaaaaTTTGCAA TGATTTGAGGTTATATCGAACACGGCTATTGGAGCTGTTTACAGACTCAAGTTGTAATCCAGAAATGATGAAGAATGCAACTGACTTGTACTTCTCACTCTTGCAAG GTTTTATCCTTTCACTGGATGACTCTTCCCAAGAATGCAAGTTGAGATACATTCAGAATTTCAAGTGGACAGACACATTACAGGGACAAGTTCCAAG tGCCCAGCAGGATGCAGTGTTTGAACTGGTTTCCATGGGATTTAATGTAGCTCTGTGGTACACGAAATACGCATCAAGACTTGCTGGAAAAGAAGA TATAACAGAAGATGAAGCAAAAGACGTTCACAGAAGCCTGAAGGTAGCAGCTGGGATTTTTAAACACTTGAAG GAAAGTCACATTCCAAAATTGATTACACCtgtggaaaagggaagagatttAGAAGCTCGACTTATAGACTCTTACATCATACAGTGCCAAGCTGAAGCCCAAGAAG tgacaattGCTCGGGCTATTGAGCTGAAGCACAATCCAGGACTAATAGCTGCTCTTGCTTATGAAACAGCTAACTTCTACCAAAAAGCTG ATCAGACATTATCCAGTTTGGATCCAACCTATGCAGGTAAATGGAGGAAGTACTTAAACTTGAAGACCTGTTTCTATATGGCCTAT GCATACTGTTACCATGGTCAGACTTTACTGGCAAGTGATAAATGTGGGGAAGCAATCAGATCTCTGCAGGaatcagaaaaat ttTTTGCCAAGGCTGAAGCACTGTGCAAAGAATACGGAGAAACCAAAGGCCCCGGCACTACTGCCAAACCTTCTGGACATCTCTTCTTTAGGAAATTAGGAAGTTTGATTAAGAACACACTAGAAAAATGCCAGAGAGAGAATGGATTCAT CTATTTTCAGAAGGTGCCAACAGAGGCTCCCCAGCtagaactgaaagcaaactATGGCTTAGTAGAGCCTGTTCCTTTTGAATTTCCTTCCTTGAACGCACACTGGACTCCTGAAACACTTGCAGCATTTGATCTCACCAAGAGGCCAAAGGATGACACT gctaaaccaaaaccagatgAAGAAGTAAAACCTCTGAAGGAACCAGATATAAAGCCTCAAAAAGACAGTGGATGCCAGATTTCTTAA